A stretch of DNA from Mesorhizobium onobrychidis:
CGGTGAATACGCCGTCGAATTGCTCGGCGGCAAGGGCAAGGCCGCCGGCAATGTCGTCGAGATCTGGGGCGGCATGGGCACCCAGCCAGCACATGACCGCCATGACGGCTTCCATGAATTCACCGGCAAGGAGCCGGGCATCAAATATCTGCTCGACCAGCAGTCGGGCGACTGGAAACAGGACCAGGCCTACAACATCATGGCCACGGCACTGCGCAACAACGAGAAGATCGACCTCGTCTACGGTCATAACGACCCGATGGCATACGGCGCGTATCTTGCCGCCAAGGATGCCGGACGCGAGAAGGACATCAAGTTCATCGGCATCGATGGCCTGCCCAATGAAGGCGTGACGCTGGTCAACAATGGTGAACTGACGGCGACCTTCACCTATGTGACGCCCGGCGCCGAAGGACTGCGGCAGGCGATCAAGTTCCTGAACGGCGAGAAGGTCGAAAAGACCATCACTCTGCCGACGGAGAAGATTACCAAGGAAAATGCCGC
This window harbors:
- a CDS encoding substrate-binding domain-containing protein; the encoded protein is MKRRELLKLAAVTAALLTTTALLASGNAYAQDKKWKIGFSQVTTIEPWRAQFNKDILAEAAKHPEVELIVTDGEDKTEKQVADVENLIRQEVDALLVSPKESAGLTGVVQQAIDAKIPVFVLDRNVETKDYTQFVGGDNKLIGRAAGEYAVELLGGKGKAAGNVVEIWGGMGTQPAHDRHDGFHEFTGKEPGIKYLLDQQSGDWKQDQAYNIMATALRNNEKIDLVYGHNDPMAYGAYLAAKDAGREKDIKFIGIDGLPNEGVTLVNNGELTATFTYVTPGAEGLRQAIKFLNGEKVEKTITLPTEKITKENAAQILKDNGL